In bacterium 336/3, the following proteins share a genomic window:
- a CDS encoding pterin-4-alpha-carbinolamine dehydratase: MAWQEIDNQLKMKFLFKDFVHAFGFMTQVALVAEKHDHHPWWANVYNQVEIALTTHDAGNIVTEKDRKLAQAIDEIYKLYQ; encoded by the coding sequence ATGGCTTGGCAAGAAATTGATAATCAGTTAAAAATGAAATTCTTATTCAAAGATTTTGTACATGCTTTTGGCTTTATGACGCAAGTGGCACTTGTTGCTGAAAAACACGACCATCATCCTTGGTGGGCAAACGTATATAACCAAGTAGAAATTGCTTTAACCACCCACGATGCGGGCAATATTGTTACTGAAAAAGACAGAAAGCTTGCACAAGCTATTGACGAAATTTATAAACTATATCAATAG
- a CDS encoding poly(A) polymerase, producing MWKLSENKEWQYLTERFNWVEDMHGVPQDPHHHAEGNVAIHTQMVIAELLKTEFYQNTDKQTQEILWTSALMHDIEKRSTTVIEADGRIGSPNHAKKGEMTTRQILYKDIQTPFDTREKIAKIVRYHGLPLWVFHKPNPIKAIIQASLEVELPLLACIAEADVKGRICEDKEDLLYRIEMFRELAKEQDCWDKAKAFPSNLAKFEYFQKEDSFPDYQPFDNTNNEVIMLSGLPGAGKDTYIKNNLKDWKIVSLDAIRREMKISPTDSSGNGKVIQVAKERAKVYLREKTSFIWNATNITKSLRMPLIDLFASYGAKVKIIYLEVPYNKLMSQNADREHIVPENVMHKLIQKLEIPTLSEVHELIYEVK from the coding sequence ATGTGGAAATTATCAGAAAATAAAGAATGGCAATACCTGACTGAGAGATTCAATTGGGTAGAAGATATGCATGGTGTGCCTCAAGATCCACACCATCACGCTGAAGGAAATGTAGCAATTCATACACAAATGGTAATTGCAGAGCTTTTAAAAACAGAATTTTATCAGAATACAGATAAACAAACACAAGAAATTCTCTGGACATCTGCTTTGATGCATGATATAGAAAAACGTTCAACCACAGTTATAGAAGCAGATGGGCGAATAGGTTCACCTAATCATGCTAAAAAAGGAGAAATGACAACCAGACAAATCTTGTATAAAGACATTCAAACACCATTTGATACTCGGGAGAAAATTGCCAAAATAGTTAGGTATCATGGTTTACCTTTATGGGTATTTCATAAACCGAACCCAATAAAGGCTATTATACAGGCAAGTTTGGAAGTAGAATTACCTTTACTGGCATGTATTGCAGAAGCTGATGTAAAAGGGCGAATTTGTGAAGACAAAGAAGATTTACTTTATAGAATAGAAATGTTTAGGGAATTAGCCAAAGAACAAGATTGTTGGGATAAAGCGAAAGCTTTTCCATCAAATTTGGCTAAATTTGAATATTTTCAAAAAGAAGATAGTTTTCCTGATTATCAACCATTTGATAATACGAATAATGAGGTGATTATGCTTTCTGGGCTACCAGGGGCTGGTAAAGACACATATATCAAAAATAATCTCAAAGATTGGAAAATAGTGAGTTTAGATGCTATTCGTAGAGAAATGAAAATTTCACCTACCGATTCTAGTGGTAATGGAAAAGTAATTCAGGTGGCCAAAGAGCGAGCTAAAGTATATTTGAGAGAGAAAACATCCTTCATTTGGAATGCTACCAATATTACAAAATCTTTGCGTATGCCTCTCATTGATCTTTTCGCTTCGTATGGTGCTAAAGTGAAAATTATTTATTTAGAAGTTCCTTATAATAAACTAATGAGCCAAAATGCAGATAGAGAGCATATTGTTCCAGAAAATGTAATGCATAAACTTATTCAGAAACTGGAAATTCCAACACTTTCAGAGGTTCATGAGTTAATTTATGAAGTAAAATAA